One Streptomyces sp. RPA4-2 genomic window carries:
- a CDS encoding CPBP family intramembrane glutamic endopeptidase — protein MQVEAGSPAGSFPGERLTRRIFRDETLLVLGLSLGASGVSALISFVGSVTKPGGLKDQAATLNASAAPGRPWLDLAWQLFGIASALVPVALVAHLLLREGQGLRVIGFDRTRPWPDLGRGAAVAAVIGSTGIAFYLLARGFGANLTVVPEALPDVWWKYPVLILSAVQNAVLEEVIVVGYLLRRLGQLGWTPGTALVASAVLRGSYHLYQGIGGFVGNMVMGVVFVYLYRRWGRVGPLVVAHSLLDIGAFVGYAVLAGKVGWLPTA, from the coding sequence GTGCAGGTGGAGGCGGGGTCACCGGCCGGTTCTTTTCCTGGGGAGCGGCTGACGCGAAGGATTTTCCGGGACGAGACACTGCTCGTCCTGGGGCTCTCGCTCGGGGCCAGCGGGGTGTCCGCGCTGATCAGCTTTGTCGGATCGGTCACCAAACCGGGTGGTCTCAAGGACCAGGCCGCCACGCTGAACGCCTCGGCCGCGCCGGGCCGGCCCTGGCTGGATCTGGCGTGGCAGCTGTTCGGCATCGCGTCGGCCCTGGTGCCGGTCGCGCTGGTCGCGCACCTGCTGCTGCGGGAGGGTCAGGGGCTGCGCGTGATCGGGTTCGACCGCACGCGGCCCTGGCCCGACCTCGGACGCGGGGCCGCCGTCGCGGCGGTGATCGGCAGCACGGGCATCGCCTTCTATCTGCTGGCGCGCGGGTTCGGCGCCAACCTCACGGTCGTGCCGGAGGCGCTGCCCGACGTGTGGTGGAAGTACCCGGTGCTGATCCTGTCAGCCGTGCAGAACGCCGTGCTGGAAGAGGTCATCGTCGTCGGCTATCTGCTGCGCCGGCTGGGCCAGTTGGGCTGGACTCCGGGCACCGCCCTGGTCGCGAGCGCGGTGCTGCGCGGCTCGTACCACCTCTACCAGGGCATCGGCGGCTTCGTCGGCAACATGGTGATGGGCGTCGTCTTCGTCTACCTGTACCGGCGGTGGGGCCGGGTCGGGCCCCTCGTGGTCGCGCACTCGCTGCTCGACATCGGGGCGTTCGTCGGGTACGCGGTGTTGGCGGGGAAGGTGGGGTGGCTGCCCACGGCGTGA
- a CDS encoding SRPBCC family protein, which translates to MAEVSAEARIEAPAEKVWAQLTDFSSYGEWNSTHTSFPKGGPASLEVGGTFEENMKLMGFPAEVGWTIEELEPARVLAIRGKGPMAVTVATRYTLTPDGDATSVRIDGEFIGAAVSLMAGKLKDSATAALNESLRKLGGLVT; encoded by the coding sequence ATGGCCGAAGTCAGCGCGGAAGCACGCATCGAGGCACCGGCCGAGAAGGTGTGGGCGCAGCTCACGGACTTCTCCTCGTACGGCGAGTGGAACTCGACCCACACCAGCTTCCCCAAGGGCGGCCCCGCCTCACTCGAGGTGGGCGGGACGTTCGAGGAGAACATGAAGCTCATGGGGTTCCCGGCCGAGGTCGGCTGGACCATCGAGGAACTGGAGCCCGCCCGCGTCCTGGCCATCCGCGGAAAGGGACCGATGGCCGTCACCGTCGCCACCCGCTACACGCTGACCCCCGACGGCGACGCCACCTCGGTGCGCATCGACGGGGAGTTCATCGGCGCCGCCGTCTCGCTGATGGCCGGCAAGCTCAAGGACTCGGCGACGGCCGCCCTCAACGAGTCGTTGCGCAAGCTGGGCGGACTGGTGACCTGA
- a CDS encoding PhzF family phenazine biosynthesis protein: MRIRIVDAFTDRPFSGNPAGVLLLGPDGFPEDDWLRNVALEVNHAETAFAHPLPEGGDADWALRWFTPASEVAMCGHATLATAHVLRTTGTHTGPVRFATHSGVLHATPQEDGTLTLDFPTAPLTPVGVPDGVAEALGAEPLTAFDTGPNTGDLLIEVADEKTVRGLAPDLGALARYSERGIIATARSTDPARGYDFVSRCFFPNIGIDEDPVTGSAHTALAPYWSERLGRPDLTGLQASARSGLVRTGLRGDRTLLTGSAVTVIEGELLV; the protein is encoded by the coding sequence ATGCGGATTCGAATCGTCGACGCCTTCACCGATCGCCCCTTCTCAGGCAACCCGGCCGGGGTCCTCCTCCTCGGCCCCGACGGCTTCCCCGAGGACGACTGGCTGCGGAACGTGGCTCTGGAGGTCAACCACGCGGAGACGGCGTTCGCGCACCCCTTGCCCGAGGGCGGTGACGCCGACTGGGCGCTGCGCTGGTTCACTCCCGCGAGCGAGGTCGCGATGTGCGGGCACGCGACCCTGGCCACCGCACACGTCCTGCGCACGACGGGCACCCACACGGGACCGGTGCGGTTCGCCACCCACAGCGGCGTACTCCACGCCACGCCCCAGGAGGACGGCACCCTCACACTGGACTTCCCGACCGCGCCGCTGACCCCCGTCGGCGTACCCGACGGCGTCGCGGAGGCGCTCGGCGCCGAGCCGCTCACGGCCTTCGACACGGGCCCGAACACCGGAGACCTGCTGATCGAGGTCGCCGACGAGAAGACGGTGCGCGGGCTGGCTCCCGACCTCGGGGCCCTGGCCCGGTACTCCGAGCGCGGCATCATCGCGACGGCCCGCTCGACGGACCCCGCCCGGGGCTACGACTTCGTCTCGCGGTGTTTCTTCCCGAACATCGGCATCGACGAGGACCCGGTCACCGGCAGCGCCCACACGGCCCTCGCGCCCTACTGGTCCGAGCGTCTCGGCCGCCCCGACCTGACCGGTCTGCAGGCCTCCGCGCGCTCCGGTCTCGTCCGCACCGGGCTGCGCGGGGACCGTACCCTCCTGACCGGCAGCGCGGTCACGGTCATCGAGGGCGAGCTGCTCGTGTGA
- a CDS encoding PadR family transcriptional regulator: protein MRSEGQEFGFERGHGRHGGPGPRGRGRFEGRRGAFGPFGPGGPGGFGGPGFGPGPWGGGRGGRGGPRGRARRGDVRASILALLKDRPMHGYEMIQEIAERSGGAWKPSPGSVYPTLQLLEDEGLITNTAEGGKKLFSLTEEGRGAAEEGPDAPWEEAGRGVDWETLHEIRQAGFGLMEAFGQVWKTGSKDQRDKALAVINEARKKLYLILADED, encoded by the coding sequence ATGCGTTCCGAAGGACAGGAATTCGGATTCGAACGTGGACACGGCCGGCACGGCGGACCCGGCCCGCGGGGCAGGGGCCGCTTCGAGGGGCGGCGCGGGGCTTTCGGGCCCTTCGGCCCCGGTGGTCCCGGCGGCTTCGGCGGACCGGGCTTCGGCCCGGGCCCCTGGGGTGGCGGGCGCGGAGGCCGGGGCGGCCCCCGGGGCAGGGCGCGGCGCGGTGACGTACGCGCGTCGATCCTGGCGCTGCTCAAGGACCGGCCCATGCACGGCTACGAGATGATCCAGGAGATCGCCGAGCGCAGTGGCGGGGCGTGGAAGCCCAGCCCTGGTTCGGTCTACCCGACCCTCCAGTTGCTGGAGGACGAAGGTCTCATCACGAACACGGCCGAGGGCGGCAAGAAGCTGTTCTCGCTCACCGAGGAAGGCCGCGGCGCGGCCGAGGAGGGGCCCGACGCTCCCTGGGAAGAGGCCGGGCGCGGAGTCGACTGGGAGACGCTGCACGAGATCCGGCAGGCCGGCTTCGGCCTCATGGAGGCCTTCGGTCAGGTCTGGAAGACCGGCAGCAAGGACCAGCGCGACAAGGCCCTGGCGGTCATCAACGAAGCCCGTAAGAAGCTGTACCTGATCCTCGCCGACGAGGACTGA